In the Blautia coccoides genome, TCTGGAAGTTCGGGCAGTGGCCGGGGACAATTATCTGGGCGGCGAGGATTTCACGGAGCTGTTGGTCCAGCATTATATGGACAGGATGAATCTAAAATCCGCAGAGCTTACACAGAAGACACTTGGGCAGATACGAAAACAGGCGGAGGCGTGCAAACGATCCTACAGCCAGGCGGCATGCGGCATCATGAACTGCAGGATAGACGGGGAGGAGAAGAAACTGGAGATCTCCCTGAAAGAGTATGAAAGAATGTGTGAACCGCTGCTTACAAAGATCAGGAGACCGGTACAGAGAAGTTTATCGGATGCCCATGTGAAACTTTCGGATATTGATGAGATCGTACTGGTAGGCGGGGCGACCAGACTTCCTGTCATAAGAGACTTTATCATCCGCATGTTCAAAAAATTTCCAGACACAGCTATGGATCCTGACGAGGCCGTCGCTCTGGGAGCTGCTGTCCAGGGAGCCATGAAAGAGAGGCGGGAAGCAGTTCGTGAAGTTATCCTGACAGATGTGTGTGCCTTTACTCTGGGAACAGAGGTCTCTGTGCGCTTGGAGAACGGGAAAATGGACGAGGGACATTTCTGCCCTATCATAGAGAGGAATACCGTTATTCCGGCCAGCCGTACAGAACGGTTTTACACCATGCACGACGATCAGGAGCGTGTCCGTATCTGCGTCCTGCAGGGAGAGAGCCGATATGCGGAAAATAATCTTTTGCTGGGGGAACTGAATATCCAGGTGCCCAAGAACAAAGCGGGGGAAGAAAGTATTGATGTTACCTATACGTATGATATTAACTCGATCCTGGAGGTGGAGGTATGTGTGACATCCAGCGGGCAGAGACAGCGGCAGATCATAAAGGGCCGCGAAAATGAGATGACGGACAGGGAGATCGAGGAGCGGATGAGAGAGCTGTCCTATCTGAAGATCCATCCCAGGGAGCAGGAAGAAAACAGGCTGCTGCTTTTGAGAGGAGAACGTCTCTACGAGGAGACTGTGGGAGACAACCGGCGCCGGATGGAACATGAGCTGCAGAAATTTGAAATGGTGTTAAATACCAGAGACCGGGGTAAAATAGAAGAAGCGGCAAAACATCTTTCCCAGGTAATGGAAGAGGTAGAAGAGGACAATCTATAATAACCCGGAGGTATGAAAATGGGAGAAAAATTATATGTAAACGGTACAATCCTGACAATGGAAAAGCAGATGTATGCCGAAGCGGTGCTTGTCAGAGAGGGCAGGATCGCAGCGGTCGGAAGAAAAGAGGCAGTGGAGGCCTTTGCTTCCCGGAATGCGGAGAGAGTGGATCTAGAGGGGCGGACCATGATGCCTTCCTTTTTAGATGCTCACAGTCATTTTATGGCCTGTGCCAGCGGAGAGCTGCAGATTTCCCTGGACGGCGCCAAAAGCTTCAGGGAGATAGCAGACCGGGTGAGGAAATATATAGGCAGCAGACATGTAAAAAAAGGAGTATGGCTGACAGGAAAAGGATATGACCATAATTTCCTGGAGGAGAAAGCTCATCCCGACAGGCATCTGCTGGATGAGGCCGCGCCTGACAACCCTCTGGTCATACAGCATCAGTCCGGTCATATGGGCGTCTTTAACACAGAGGCTCTGATTCGTCTGGGCATACCCATGGACAGGAACGGAACGGTTCCGAATATATCAGGTGGAAAGATCGCGGTGCGGGATCATATCCCTACGGGCTACATGGAAGAGAATGCGTTTGCGGCGTTTCAAAAGAAGATTCCGCTGCCATCTCCGGAAGAATTTCTGGGTGCTGTAAAAAAAGCCCAGGAGAAATACGCGTCCCATGGGATCACT is a window encoding:
- a CDS encoding molecular chaperone HscC, which translates into the protein MIIGIDLGTTNSLAAYFSEDGPKVIPNRLGRHLTPSVVSVDENDQVYVGETAKERGFLYPQMTASVFKRHMGSDRKYPLGEKEFTAQDLSSFVLRTLKEDAEAYLGQTVEEAVISVPAYFDDKRRKATKRAGELAGLKVERIISEPTAAAIAYGLYEKQKNTKFLVFDLGGGTFDVSVLELFENILEVRAVAGDNYLGGEDFTELLVQHYMDRMNLKSAELTQKTLGQIRKQAEACKRSYSQAACGIMNCRIDGEEKKLEISLKEYERMCEPLLTKIRRPVQRSLSDAHVKLSDIDEIVLVGGATRLPVIRDFIIRMFKKFPDTAMDPDEAVALGAAVQGAMKERREAVREVILTDVCAFTLGTEVSVRLENGKMDEGHFCPIIERNTVIPASRTERFYTMHDDQERVRICVLQGESRYAENNLLLGELNIQVPKNKAGEESIDVTYTYDINSILEVEVCVTSSGQRQRQIIKGRENEMTDREIEERMRELSYLKIHPREQEENRLLLLRGERLYEETVGDNRRRMEHELQKFEMVLNTRDRGKIEEAAKHLSQVMEEVEEDNL